The nucleotide sequence TCTCGAGGACCGTCTCCCGAAGGTAACTCCGCTTGGAGCGTCTATGGGACATCACGCGATGGCCTCCGCTGGTGGAAACGTGGCTGGGGACGATCGGAATGATCCGAACTAAAGACTCTTGCCGTACGGTTCGACTCCGACGCCCTCCGTACCCCGAGGCTCGACTAGCCTGGCGAATGGAGTGCCACGAAGGATTCGATCCGAGCCAGCGTGAACGGAGGCAACGGGGCAAAGAAGATGGCCAGTCTGTGCGCGCCTTCGACGTGCGTGACCCTAACGACCTCGCCCCGCACGAGTGTCTCCCCGCCCGTTCCGGGCAGCTCCAGAACTACCTGAAGGGGCGTGCCGACGGGAAAGGCCTCCGTCGTCTCGATGAGAGCGCCTAGGCGGGACAGTGATTTGAGTTGTGCGGCGAACGAGCACTCCCCTCGCCGAACACGGACTGGCACCTCGACCTCTCCTCGGGGGGCTCCGCGGCGGTCGCTGGTCATCTTGTTTCAGCCCGGTGGGGACTTGCTGCTGCCGAGTCACGCCGTCATGAGCGCGTGCGAGGTCCTCTCTCTCCCCCACATCGGATGAACGTCAATCGTGCCTTGAGCCCGACAATGCGGTTGCCAAGCCCAGAGTGATGTAGGTCGACCCGGCCAGGTACCTTCCCGACCGAGCCAGGCCGGTACGACCCTTCAGCCAGACGGCGGCCGTGCTGGCGGCGAGAGCCCACGCCGAGTCCGTCACAATCGCCATAGTGACGAAGGTCATCCCCAAGAAAAGTACCTGGGGGACCAGGGATCCTTGGGGGTTAACGAACTGCGGAAGAAAGGCCAAGAAAAACAGAGCCGCCTTTGGGTTAAGAGCATTGACAACTGCGCCCTGCCAGAAGATTCGCCGAAGAGACTCGCGGGCGGGAGCCGCCTCCGCAACCTCAGTGCCGGCGCTTAGGAGTTTCTGTAGTCCTAGCCAAATCAAGTAGGCGGCGCCCGCGTACTTCAAGACACTGAAGGCGAGCGCTGACGACGCGATGATCGCGGAAAGGCCCAAGGCGGCTGCGGTCACGTGAAGGAGACCGCCAAGGCCAATTCCGAGGGACGAGACAAGCCCCGCGGTGCGACCCTGGCTCAGGCTTCTAGCAACGATATACGTGACAGCTGGCCCCGGCGTCATGAGGAGAATGAAGGCTGCAACCACGAACAGACTCATCGCGGCACTGCTTGGCATGAGACCTCCCCGCCCCAGAGGAGACTCTAGTCTCTCACGATTGGTCGGCCAAGAGGCTACCGCGAGGACGTAATTTGCCCGACGGTCGCTGGGATCTGACGCTCGCCGACGTTCGGAGCAACCTTGGGGCCGACCAGTAGTCGCGCCTCGAGAAACTGACTCTCCCCCCGACCGACTAGAATGCGAACCCGGCGCGGGCGTAGATGCCGTTGTGTCCCTCGCTCCGCCCGTAGGAGACGCTCAGGGTGTTGGCGCGGTCGAGCCAGGCGAACCAGAGCCCGCCCCCGTAGCCGGCGTGCCACTTCGTGGAGGTCTCAAGGCTGTAGTAGACGCGACCCACGTCGCCAAAGCCGAGGATTCCCCAGGACCCGGGCAGGAAGATGTGGAATTGCGAGATGTAGATGCGGAGGTCGGCGTTTCCGTAGATCGCGGCGTCGCCGGCGTACCGGTGGCGCTGCAGCCCCCGCACCGGCTCGTCTCCCGCAGACGGCCCAAACCCGCCCAGCCCCCCGCCCAGGTAGGCTGCCTCGAAGTAAGGGTAGTTGCCGAAAACCTTCTTCCCGCCCGCCCGCAGGGCCAAGGTGGGGGCCTTGTCACCCCCGGGGGTCAAGTAAGCAGCGGCCCTTCCCTCCACCGAACCAAACGTCTCCAATACGTCCCAGGCCTTGGGCCAGACCTGGCCCGTGACGCGTACCTCCGCCCCGCCCCGGGGGTAGCCGAGGCTCCGGAAGGCCATGCCCCCCGGCGCCTTGGACGCCTCGACACGGGTGTCCAGCTCCAGGGTGCCCGTGCCCCCGACCTCACCAAAGTCTCCGTACCCGTACGGCCGCTGCAGGTTGATGAGGGCGAGGTCCTGCTTGTGTTGGCTGGAGCCGTACTTGATGGTCGGGCCCAGGGAGAAGGTGAGGTCCTTAGCGATGGGAATGAAGACGCTGGGCGTGAAGCCGTACTGCAGCTGCCTGGACTTGAAGACATCGGAGTTCTGGTTCCCGCCGTCTCCTGTCTCGTTTCCGAAGCCGAAGAAATGGCTCGCCTCGACCCCGGAGGCAAAGGCATACCAGCCCACGTAGACTCCCCGGTTCTCGAACCGGAACTCCGCCTTGTAGTCGGCCCGGAACGTGCTCTCCGCCGTGGCCCAGGCGGCGCGGATGATGTGGCGGCTCGAGTAGGGCTCCTTGCGAAACCCGAAGGCCTGGGTGTCAATCCCGCCCCCGATGAGGGCGCCGAGGTCGCTGCCGTACGAGAGCCAGGGGACAAAAAGAATGTCTCGCCCCCAGTCCCGGGGTGGGATCCAGGAGGCGTTCTTGGGGGGTAGCGGGGGGGTGTAGGGCTGGCGGTCGAGGTGAGAGCCGGGCCCCGGGAGGAGCTCGCCCGATCCGGTGTCACTGAGCCGCGTGCCCCCGCCCTTGGTATCGTCCACCACCGCATGGCCGCGCCCTCCGATCACGCGCACCGTGATGCTGTTGGGCTTGCCCAGCGTGACGACGCGGTCGTT is from Vicinamibacteria bacterium and encodes:
- a CDS encoding PilZ domain-containing protein, giving the protein MTSDRRGAPRGEVEVPVRVRRGECSFAAQLKSLSRLGALIETTEAFPVGTPLQVVLELPGTGGETLVRGEVVRVTHVEGAHRLAIFFAPLPPFTLARIESFVALHSPG
- a CDS encoding LysE family translocator, producing MSLFVVAAFILLMTPGPAVTYIVARSLSQGRTAGLVSSLGIGLGGLLHVTAAALGLSAIIASSALAFSVLKYAGAAYLIWLGLQKLLSAGTEVAEAAPARESLRRIFWQGAVVNALNPKAALFFLAFLPQFVNPQGSLVPQVLFLGMTFVTMAIVTDSAWALAASTAAVWLKGRTGLARSGRYLAGSTYITLGLATALSGSRHD